The Bacteroides acidifaciens genome includes a region encoding these proteins:
- a CDS encoding S41 family peptidase: MKKLLLSAFALCFAGAIAAQDSPLWMRHCALSPDGTTIAFTYKGDIYTVPTTGGRATQITTNPAFDTEPVWSPDGKQIAFASDRMGSLDVFTVSKDGGVPQRLTTHSGSEKPIAYKDNKHILFTANIAPSTEDAGFPSGQFQQVYEVAVTGGRPVMFSSMPMECISINKDGMILYQDKKGYEDYWRKHQVSPIARDIWSYTPGKTPVYQKQTTFGGEDREPVWAPDGQSFYYLSEEKGSFNVFQRTLGAATAKQITFHTKHPVRFLSVAADGKLCYGYNGEIYTLVPDGKPQKVNITILSDKNDKDIIRQIRANGATDIAVSPKGKEVAFIMRGDVYVTSIDYKTTKQITNTPDQERNLSFSPDGRTLVYSSERNGLWQLYTSTIVRKEEKQFTYATELKEERLTKSNVASFEPQFSPDGKEIAFLENRTAIRVINLKSKAVRTVMDAKYQYSYADGDQWFQWSPDSKWILSDFIGIGGWNNKDVVLLKADGKGEMVNLTESGYSDSNAKWVLGGKAMIWNSDRAGYRSHGSWGSEGDAYIMFFDVDAYNRFMMNKEDLALLEEAEKAEKAEKEKKEKAEKEKADKKKDKKGTKTEDKKEDPDKKKKEEEVKPLTFDLENRFDRIVRLTVNSSRLGDAVLTPKGDALYYLAAFEGGYDLWEHKLKENTTKILLKGVGGGALIPDKEGKNIFMCTGGQLKKIEIAGSKITPISFEAFFDYRPYEERAYIFDHVYQQVNDKFYVANLQGTDWKGYKEAYQRFLPHINNNYDFAEMLSEMLGELNASHTGARFGGGGSALPTASLGVFYDESYDGAGLKIKEILAQSPFTQKKTDVKAGCIIEKVDGQTIEANADYFPLFEGKVGRKVILTVYDPATKKRFEETVKAISYGTQSELLYKRWVKRCAQKVEELSGGRIAYVHIKGMDSPSFRKMYSELLGRYRNKEAVIVDTRHNGGGWLHDDVVTLLSGKEYQRFVPRGQYIGSDPFNKWLKPSCMLACEDNYSNAHGTPYVYKTLGIGKLIGTPVAGTMTAVWWERQIDPSIVFGIPQVGCMDMQGKYLENQTLQPDILVYNEPGASLKGEDAQLKAAVDHLLKELSKKK, from the coding sequence ATGAAGAAACTACTACTCAGTGCTTTTGCCCTATGCTTTGCAGGAGCAATCGCAGCACAAGACTCCCCGTTATGGATGCGTCATTGTGCTCTTTCCCCGGACGGCACAACCATTGCCTTCACTTACAAAGGAGACATCTACACCGTACCGACAACCGGCGGACGTGCAACACAAATCACTACTAATCCGGCTTTTGACACAGAACCGGTATGGAGTCCCGATGGAAAACAAATCGCCTTTGCGTCCGACCGCATGGGAAGTCTGGATGTTTTCACCGTATCCAAAGACGGCGGAGTCCCCCAACGGCTGACTACCCACTCCGGCAGTGAGAAGCCCATTGCCTACAAGGACAATAAGCATATCTTGTTCACAGCCAATATCGCTCCTTCTACCGAAGACGCCGGATTTCCTTCCGGCCAGTTCCAGCAGGTATATGAAGTGGCCGTGACAGGCGGACGCCCCGTCATGTTCTCATCCATGCCTATGGAATGTATCTCCATCAACAAAGACGGAATGATACTCTATCAGGATAAAAAAGGATATGAAGACTACTGGCGCAAGCATCAGGTATCCCCCATCGCCCGCGACATCTGGAGCTATACCCCCGGAAAAACACCCGTCTACCAAAAGCAAACGACTTTCGGCGGTGAAGACCGCGAACCGGTATGGGCTCCCGACGGGCAGTCATTCTATTACTTGAGTGAGGAAAAAGGTTCTTTCAATGTATTCCAACGCACTCTTGGAGCTGCTACCGCCAAGCAGATTACTTTCCATACCAAGCATCCCGTCCGCTTTTTAAGCGTAGCCGCAGATGGCAAGCTCTGCTACGGTTACAACGGTGAAATCTACACACTTGTTCCGGACGGCAAACCGCAGAAAGTGAACATCACCATCCTGTCGGACAAGAACGACAAAGACATTATCCGCCAAATCAGAGCGAACGGAGCTACCGACATCGCTGTATCCCCTAAAGGAAAAGAAGTGGCATTTATCATGCGCGGCGACGTTTACGTCACTTCCATTGACTACAAGACAACGAAACAAATCACGAACACTCCCGACCAGGAGCGCAACCTCAGCTTCTCTCCCGACGGACGGACGTTGGTCTATTCTTCAGAGCGCAACGGACTTTGGCAACTCTATACTTCGACCATCGTACGCAAGGAAGAAAAACAATTCACCTACGCCACCGAACTGAAAGAAGAACGTCTGACAAAATCCAATGTCGCTTCCTTCGAACCGCAGTTCAGTCCCGATGGCAAAGAAATAGCCTTCCTCGAAAACCGCACCGCTATCCGTGTCATTAACCTGAAAAGTAAAGCGGTGCGCACCGTGATGGATGCCAAATACCAGTATTCTTATGCAGACGGTGACCAGTGGTTCCAATGGAGCCCCGACAGCAAATGGATTCTTTCGGACTTCATCGGCATAGGCGGCTGGAACAATAAAGACGTCGTATTACTGAAAGCGGACGGAAAGGGCGAAATGGTCAACCTGACCGAAAGCGGATACAGCGACAGCAATGCCAAATGGGTGCTTGGCGGAAAAGCAATGATTTGGAACAGCGACCGCGCCGGATACCGCAGTCATGGTAGTTGGGGAAGCGAAGGCGACGCCTATATCATGTTCTTTGACGTAGACGCCTACAACCGCTTCATGATGAACAAAGAAGACCTTGCTTTACTTGAAGAAGCTGAAAAAGCAGAGAAAGCGGAAAAAGAGAAAAAGGAAAAGGCAGAGAAAGAAAAAGCCGACAAGAAGAAAGATAAAAAAGGAACCAAGACAGAAGACAAGAAAGAAGACCCGGACAAGAAGAAAAAAGAAGAAGAGGTAAAACCGCTGACTTTCGACCTCGAAAACCGCTTCGACCGCATTGTCCGCCTGACCGTTAATTCTTCCCGACTCGGAGATGCCGTACTTACTCCGAAAGGCGACGCGCTCTACTACCTTGCAGCCTTTGAGGGTGGCTATGATTTATGGGAACATAAACTGAAAGAGAACACCACCAAAATATTATTGAAAGGAGTTGGCGGTGGTGCATTAATCCCCGATAAAGAAGGAAAGAATATCTTTATGTGCACAGGCGGACAACTGAAGAAAATCGAAATCGCCGGCAGCAAAATCACCCCGATTAGTTTTGAGGCTTTCTTCGACTACCGTCCTTACGAGGAACGTGCCTATATCTTCGACCATGTCTACCAGCAAGTTAACGACAAATTCTATGTTGCCAATCTTCAAGGTACCGACTGGAAAGGATACAAAGAAGCATACCAACGCTTCCTGCCTCATATCAACAACAACTATGACTTCGCCGAAATGTTGAGCGAAATGCTCGGAGAACTGAACGCTTCACATACCGGAGCACGTTTTGGTGGTGGTGGCAGTGCACTGCCTACCGCTTCACTAGGCGTATTTTATGACGAATCATATGATGGCGCCGGACTGAAAATCAAAGAGATTCTTGCTCAGAGTCCTTTCACCCAGAAAAAGACAGATGTAAAAGCAGGATGCATCATCGAAAAAGTAGACGGACAAACCATTGAAGCCAATGCGGATTATTTCCCGTTATTTGAAGGCAAGGTAGGACGCAAAGTTATACTTACCGTATATGACCCTGCTACCAAAAAGCGTTTTGAAGAGACAGTAAAAGCCATCAGTTACGGTACTCAGAGCGAATTGCTTTACAAGCGTTGGGTGAAACGTTGCGCGCAAAAGGTGGAAGAGCTTTCCGGAGGACGCATCGCCTATGTACATATCAAGGGGATGGATAGCCCGAGTTTCCGTAAGATGTATTCCGAACTGTTGGGACGTTACCGCAATAAAGAAGCAGTCATCGTGGATACCCGCCATAATGGAGGCGGATGGTTGCACGATGATGTAGTAACGCTGCTTAGCGGAAAAGAATACCAACGTTTCGTTCCGCGCGGACAATACATCGGCAGCGACCCGTTCAACAAATGGCTGAAGCCTTCATGCATGCTGGCCTGTGAAGATAATTACAGCAACGCTCACGGCACACCGTATGTATACAAGACATTAGGTATCGGCAAACTGATAGGTACTCCCGTTGCCGGAACCATGACCGCCGTATGGTGGGAACGTCAGATTGACCCGTCTATCGTATTCGGCATCCCGCAGGTAGGCTGCATGGACATGCAAGGAAAATATCTGGAAAACCAGACTTTGCAACCCGACATTCTTGTCTACAACGAACCGGGAGCGAGCCTGAAAGGTGAAGATGCCCAACTGAAAGCAGCAGTAGACCACCTGCTGAAAGAACTGTCAAAAAAGAAGTAA
- a CDS encoding YihY/virulence factor BrkB family protein — protein sequence MKKKFTDIWKFLTYDIWRITEGEVTRTKFSLYNIIKTIYLCINRFTKDRMANKASALTYSTLLAIVPILAILFAIARGFGFDSLMEYQLRNGFGGNIETTEAILTFVDSYLSQTKGGLFIGIGLVMLLWTVINLVSNIEITFNRIWEVKKARSMYRKITDYFSMFLLMPILIVVSGGLSIFVSTMLKQMDDFVLLAPIMKFSIRLIPFVLTWLMFTGLYIFMPNTKVKFKHAFIAGVLAGSAYQVFQYLYISSQLGVSKYNAIYGSFAALPLFLLWLQISWTICLFGAELTYAGQNIQSFSFDQDTRNISRRYRDFISILIMSLIAKRFEKNEPPYTALGISEEHKIPIRLTNQVLYQLQEINLIHEVVTDTKSEEIGYQPSMDINQLNVAILLDRLDTYGSENFKIDKDEEFSDEWKVLTESREEYYKKASKVLLKDL from the coding sequence ATGAAGAAGAAATTCACCGATATATGGAAATTCCTCACGTATGACATTTGGCGCATTACGGAAGGTGAAGTGACCAGGACTAAGTTCTCGCTCTACAACATTATTAAGACCATTTATCTCTGTATCAACCGATTCACAAAAGACCGGATGGCAAATAAGGCATCGGCTCTGACATACAGCACCCTGCTTGCCATTGTCCCGATACTCGCTATCCTGTTCGCCATTGCACGCGGATTCGGGTTCGACAGCTTGATGGAATATCAATTGCGCAACGGGTTCGGAGGAAACATAGAAACCACGGAAGCCATCCTCACTTTTGTAGATTCATATCTTTCACAAACCAAAGGCGGTCTGTTCATCGGAATCGGTCTGGTGATGTTGTTATGGACAGTTATCAACCTGGTCAGCAATATAGAAATCACATTTAACCGTATCTGGGAAGTGAAGAAAGCACGTTCCATGTACCGCAAGATTACAGATTACTTCTCCATGTTCCTGTTGATGCCGATTCTGATTGTAGTTTCCGGTGGTCTTTCCATTTTCGTGAGCACCATGCTCAAGCAGATGGATGACTTCGTGCTGCTGGCTCCTATCATGAAATTCTCGATACGCCTTATCCCTTTCGTTTTGACCTGGCTGATGTTCACAGGGTTGTATATCTTTATGCCGAACACAAAGGTAAAATTCAAGCATGCATTTATCGCAGGAGTCCTGGCGGGAAGCGCCTATCAGGTTTTCCAGTACCTATATATCAGCAGCCAGTTGGGAGTATCGAAGTACAATGCTATCTATGGTAGTTTTGCCGCCTTACCATTGTTCCTGCTCTGGTTGCAAATATCCTGGACTATCTGCCTGTTCGGAGCGGAACTGACATACGCGGGACAGAACATCCAAAGTTTCAGCTTCGACCAGGACACCCGCAATATCAGCCGGCGTTACCGCGACTTTATTTCGATTCTGATTATGTCTCTCATAGCCAAACGGTTCGAAAAGAACGAGCCGCCTTATACGGCTTTGGGAATATCGGAAGAACATAAGATACCGATTCGGCTCACCAACCAGGTGCTTTATCAATTGCAGGAGATAAACTTGATTCACGAAGTCGTCACGGATACCAAAAGCGAGGAAATCGGCTATCAGCCGTCAATGGATATCAACCAACTGAACGTAGCTATTCTGCTCGACCGCCTGGACACCTACGGTTCGGAAAACTTCAAGATTGATAAAGACGAAGAATTCAGTGACGAGTGGAAAGTGCTGACCGAATCCAGAGAGGAATACTATAAAAAGGCAAGCAAGGTACTACTGAAAGACTTGTAA
- a CDS encoding C40 family peptidase: MKKNILFFCYFLVIGAISLKAQEIRPMPADSAYGVVHVSVCNMREEGKFTSGMSTQALLGMPVKVLQYTGWYEIQTPDDYTGWVHRMVITPMSKEQYNEWNHAEKIVVTSHYGFTYERPDEKSQTVSDVVAGNRLKWEGNKGHFYKVSYPDGRQAYIPKSISQPESKWRASLKQDVESIIETAYTLMGVPYLWAGTSSKGVDCSGLVRTVLFMHDIIIPRDASQQAYVGERIEIASDFSNVQRGDLVFFGRKATAGRKEGISHVGIYLGDKQFIHALGDVHINSFEPADKNYDEFNTKRLLFAVRFLSYINKEKGMNTTDNNPYYK; this comes from the coding sequence ATGAAGAAAAATATCCTCTTTTTCTGCTATTTTCTAGTGATTGGCGCAATAAGCCTGAAAGCTCAGGAGATACGTCCCATGCCTGCCGACTCCGCTTATGGCGTAGTGCATGTTTCTGTCTGCAATATGCGCGAAGAAGGCAAGTTTACTTCCGGCATGAGTACGCAGGCATTATTAGGAATGCCCGTCAAGGTGCTTCAATATACGGGATGGTACGAGATTCAGACGCCGGACGATTACACCGGATGGGTGCACCGCATGGTAATCACACCCATGTCAAAAGAACAATATAATGAATGGAATCATGCGGAAAAGATAGTAGTCACTTCTCATTACGGATTCACCTACGAGAGACCGGACGAGAAATCGCAGACCGTTTCTGATGTGGTAGCAGGCAATCGTCTGAAGTGGGAAGGAAATAAAGGGCATTTTTATAAAGTATCTTACCCGGACGGTCGTCAAGCCTATATCCCCAAATCTATCTCGCAACCTGAAAGCAAATGGAGAGCGTCACTGAAACAGGACGTTGAAAGTATTATTGAAACGGCTTATACCCTGATGGGAGTTCCTTATCTTTGGGCGGGAACTTCTTCGAAAGGGGTGGATTGTAGCGGTTTGGTTCGGACGGTGCTTTTTATGCACGATATCATCATTCCGAGAGATGCGTCCCAACAGGCATATGTGGGGGAACGTATCGAGATTGCGTCTGACTTCTCCAATGTGCAGCGCGGAGATTTGGTGTTCTTTGGTAGGAAAGCCACTGCCGGACGAAAGGAAGGAATCTCTCATGTCGGCATCTATCTCGGAGATAAGCAGTTTATCCATGCTTTGGGAGACGTTCATATCAACAGTTTTGAGCCTGCGGATAAGAACTATGACGAGTTCAACACGAAACGTCTGCTTTTTGCTGTTCGCTTCCTATCTTATATTAATAAGGAGAAGGGGATGAATACTACGGATAATAATCCTTATTATAAATGA
- a CDS encoding trypsin-like peptidase domain-containing protein, protein MKQTTKNILGVGAIVLLSSGVAGLTTYKLLQFNQTATETSFNEMFKQNPNVKLAAFDAVNAQPIDLTQAAENSLHAVVHIRSTQEAKTRTVQQAPDIFDFFFGDGRGQQRQIQSQPRVGFGSGVIISKDGYIVTNNHVIEGADEISVKLNDNREFKGRVIGTDPSTDLALVKIEGDEFPTIPVGDSEALKVGEWVLAVGNPFNLNSTVTAGIVSAKARSLGVYSGGIESFIQTDAAINQGNSGGALVNAKGELVGINSVLSSPTGAYAGYGFAIPTSIMTKVIADLKQYGTVQRALLGIRGGSIGSSLMDDRQPIDKSGKTLADKAKELGVVDGVWVSEIVENGSASGADIKVDDVIIGLDNKKVSNMADLQEAIAKHRPGDKVKVKLVRDKKEKTVEVTLKNEQGTTKIVKDAGMEILGAAFKELPDDLKKQLNLGYGLQVTGVSSGKMSDAGVRKGFIILKANDQPMRKVSDLEEVMKAAVKSPNQVLFLTGVFPSGKRGYFAVDLTQE, encoded by the coding sequence ATGAAACAGACAACAAAGAACATTCTGGGAGTAGGAGCAATCGTTCTTCTTAGCTCAGGAGTTGCAGGATTGACAACCTACAAATTGTTGCAATTCAACCAGACTGCCACAGAGACATCTTTTAATGAGATGTTCAAGCAGAATCCCAATGTGAAATTGGCTGCTTTTGATGCTGTGAACGCTCAACCTATTGATTTGACTCAGGCTGCGGAAAACTCTCTCCATGCTGTTGTACATATAAGGTCTACCCAAGAAGCTAAAACAAGAACCGTTCAGCAGGCGCCAGACATCTTCGATTTCTTCTTCGGTGACGGACGCGGACAGCAACGTCAGATACAATCTCAGCCTCGGGTAGGTTTCGGTTCGGGAGTTATCATCTCAAAAGACGGCTATATCGTGACGAATAACCACGTAATTGAAGGCGCGGATGAAATCAGTGTGAAACTGAATGACAACCGTGAGTTCAAAGGCCGTGTGATTGGTACTGACCCCAGTACCGACCTTGCATTGGTGAAAATTGAAGGGGATGAGTTCCCGACTATTCCGGTTGGAGACTCCGAAGCATTGAAAGTAGGAGAGTGGGTATTGGCAGTAGGTAACCCGTTCAACCTGAACTCTACTGTAACCGCTGGTATCGTAAGTGCCAAAGCCCGTTCACTGGGAGTATATAGTGGTGGTATAGAATCATTCATCCAGACAGATGCCGCTATCAACCAAGGTAACAGTGGTGGTGCACTGGTGAATGCGAAAGGGGAACTGGTAGGAATCAACTCCGTGCTTTCTTCTCCGACAGGAGCATATGCAGGATATGGTTTCGCAATCCCGACCAGTATTATGACGAAAGTTATTGCCGACCTCAAACAGTATGGAACTGTACAGCGTGCATTGCTCGGTATCCGTGGTGGCTCTATCGGCAGCAGTTTGATGGACGACCGCCAGCCGATTGACAAATCCGGTAAGACATTGGCTGACAAAGCTAAGGAACTGGGTGTGGTAGATGGTGTATGGGTTTCTGAAATCGTTGAAAACGGTTCTGCATCCGGTGCTGACATCAAAGTGGATGACGTAATTATCGGCTTGGATAATAAAAAGGTATCTAATATGGCGGACTTGCAGGAAGCTATCGCTAAACATCGTCCGGGTGATAAGGTGAAAGTGAAACTGGTACGTGACAAGAAGGAAAAGACCGTTGAAGTGACGTTGAAGAACGAACAGGGCACTACCAAGATTGTGAAGGACGCAGGTATGGAAATCCTGGGAGCTGCTTTCAAAGAGTTGCCGGATGACTTGAAGAAGCAATTGAATCTGGGGTACGGTCTGCAAGTGACAGGAGTTTCTTCCGGCAAGATGTCAGATGCGGGAGTTCGTAAAGGTTTCATTATCCTGAAAGCAAACGACCAGCCGATGCGCAAAGTCAGCGACCTCGAAGAAGTAATGAAAGCTGCCGTTAAATCACCGAATCAGGTGTTGTTCCTGACTGGTGTGTTCCCGTCTGGTAAACGCGGATACTTCGCAGTTGACTTGACTCAGGAATAA
- a CDS encoding RNA polymerase sigma factor RpoD/SigA has translation MRQLKITKSITNRESASLDKYLQEIGREDLITVEEEVELAQRIRKGDRVALEKLTRANLRFVVSVAKQYQNQGLSLPDLINEGNLGLIKAAEKFDETRGFKFISYAVWWIRQSILQALAEQSRIVRLPLNQVGSLNKISKAFSKFEQENERRPSPEELADELEIPVDKISDTLKVSGRHISVDAPFVEGEDNSLLDVLVNDDSPMADRSLVNESLAREIDRALSTLTDREKEIIQMFFGIGQQEMTLEEIGDKFGLTRERVRQIKEKAIRRLRQSNRSKLLKSYLG, from the coding sequence ATGAGACAACTAAAGATTACCAAAAGTATCACTAACAGAGAGAGCGCTTCTCTTGACAAGTATTTGCAGGAAATCGGCCGTGAAGACCTGATTACTGTCGAGGAAGAAGTAGAACTCGCTCAACGCATTCGTAAGGGTGACCGTGTGGCATTAGAGAAACTGACACGTGCCAATCTTCGTTTCGTCGTATCTGTGGCCAAACAGTACCAGAACCAGGGTTTGAGTTTGCCTGACTTGATTAATGAAGGCAATTTAGGACTGATAAAGGCTGCCGAAAAGTTTGATGAAACACGTGGATTCAAGTTTATCAGCTACGCTGTATGGTGGATTCGTCAGTCTATTCTGCAAGCATTGGCGGAGCAGTCACGTATTGTCCGTCTCCCGTTGAACCAGGTAGGTTCGCTGAATAAAATCAGCAAAGCCTTCTCGAAGTTTGAACAGGAAAACGAGCGGCGTCCGTCTCCTGAGGAGTTGGCAGACGAGCTGGAAATCCCGGTTGATAAAATCTCTGATACACTGAAGGTGTCCGGCCGTCATATTTCGGTGGATGCGCCTTTTGTGGAAGGAGAAGATAACAGCCTGCTGGATGTGTTGGTGAACGATGATTCGCCTATGGCGGACCGTTCTCTGGTTAATGAGTCTCTTGCGAGGGAAATTGATAGAGCTCTTTCTACGTTAACCGATAGGGAAAAAGAAATCATTCAGATGTTTTTCGGTATCGGACAACAGGAAATGACGTTAGAGGAAATCGGCGATAAGTTTGGTCTCACACGTGAGCGCGTTCGCCAGATTAAAGAAAAAGCAATTAGAAGACTAAGACAAAGTAATCGTAGTAAATTGCTCAAATCTTACTTGGGATAA
- a CDS encoding murein L,D-transpeptidase catalytic domain-containing protein, with protein MKKFVLILSILIVMGVGWMAYGRCTASKTAVPAKTEQRLREKAQAAKAYCSKNGYNMNYCFLVDFSIHSGRRRFFVWDMKGDSIKYASLCAHGYGKNSTVSKPVFSNVEGSYCSSLGKYKVGICSYSKWGINVHYKLHGLEATNDNAFKRIIVLHSYSPMPEAEVYPMHLPLGISQGCPVISDNIMRKVNVLLKTEKKPVLLWVYD; from the coding sequence ATGAAGAAGTTTGTTTTAATCCTTTCTATTCTTATCGTCATGGGCGTGGGATGGATGGCGTACGGGAGATGTACTGCCTCGAAAACGGCTGTGCCTGCCAAAACCGAACAACGTTTGCGGGAAAAAGCACAGGCGGCAAAGGCTTACTGCTCGAAAAACGGATATAATATGAATTATTGTTTTCTGGTGGATTTCAGTATTCATTCGGGCAGAAGGCGGTTCTTTGTCTGGGATATGAAGGGGGATTCTATCAAATATGCCAGCTTGTGTGCGCATGGATACGGTAAAAACAGTACGGTTTCCAAACCGGTTTTCAGTAATGTGGAAGGGAGTTATTGTTCTTCTTTGGGGAAGTATAAGGTAGGGATATGTTCGTACAGTAAATGGGGAATCAATGTACATTACAAATTGCACGGATTGGAAGCGACGAATGACAATGCTTTCAAGCGCATCATTGTTCTTCATTCTTATTCCCCTATGCCTGAGGCGGAAGTTTATCCGATGCATCTTCCGTTAGGTATCAGCCAGGGATGTCCTGTAATCTCCGATAATATAATGAGGAAAGTCAATGTATTGCTCAAGACTGAAAAGAAACCTGTGCTATTATGGGTCTATGACTAA
- a CDS encoding clostripain-related cysteine peptidase has translation MKKVKILSLFVCLVAFLSACNNDEDAPVPVTVKTVLMYLVADNSISGDIYSNIASVEEGLAKAASPGTFVIYWDSGSRKSEFPDPTLFKYEVDGKGKVGKREIIKTYSSQNSVSNEVLNKVLMDVEAYCPAEKYSLIFGSHATGWLPVGHESRSFGDDGGAKINIPDLSEALKRSGIHFDYILFDACLMSQVEVAYELRDVADYLILSPAEVMSAGFPYFKITKYLLSVDNTEQTVINVAKDYIDYYKNEYSYPWATIAVIKTDEMPALASITHSIMGQYQDNLVKFNNSKIDDLQTNYGYGRFSLDLDHSTYDFRAFIRELTDDNIPSDFEEQLERVVIYKDYVDDYKLVNIDPEIYSGIGCYIPDTRYSRWNAYFKNLQWYSAAGWNETGW, from the coding sequence ATGAAAAAGGTTAAAATATTATCATTGTTTGTATGCTTGGTAGCTTTTTTATCTGCTTGTAATAATGATGAAGATGCTCCTGTTCCAGTAACAGTGAAAACAGTTTTGATGTATCTTGTTGCAGATAATAGTATAAGCGGTGATATATACAGTAATATAGCGTCGGTAGAGGAGGGGTTGGCCAAGGCTGCATCTCCTGGTACATTTGTAATCTATTGGGACAGTGGGAGCCGGAAAAGTGAATTCCCTGATCCGACTTTATTTAAATATGAAGTAGATGGTAAGGGGAAAGTAGGTAAAAGAGAGATAATAAAAACCTATAGTAGCCAGAACTCTGTATCGAATGAAGTTCTAAATAAGGTTCTGATGGATGTGGAAGCTTATTGTCCGGCTGAAAAGTATAGTCTGATTTTTGGCTCTCATGCTACAGGGTGGTTGCCTGTAGGTCATGAAAGTCGTTCTTTTGGAGACGACGGCGGAGCTAAAATTAATATTCCTGATTTATCGGAAGCTTTGAAGCGATCAGGTATTCATTTCGATTATATACTGTTTGATGCTTGTTTGATGTCGCAAGTTGAGGTTGCTTATGAATTGAGAGATGTTGCTGATTATTTAATTCTTTCTCCTGCGGAAGTAATGAGTGCAGGATTTCCTTATTTTAAAATAACGAAATATTTATTGTCTGTGGATAACACAGAACAGACTGTTATAAATGTCGCAAAGGACTATATTGATTATTATAAAAATGAATATAGTTATCCGTGGGCCACTATTGCAGTGATAAAAACAGATGAAATGCCGGCATTGGCAAGTATAACTCATTCGATTATGGGACAGTATCAGGATAATCTGGTTAAGTTTAATAATAGTAAAATAGATGATTTGCAAACCAATTATGGCTATGGGAGATTTTCCTTGGATTTGGATCATTCAACTTATGATTTTCGAGCTTTTATACGTGAATTGACCGATGATAATATTCCTTCTGATTTTGAAGAGCAATTGGAAAGGGTAGTTATATATAAGGATTATGTTGATGATTATAAATTAGTTAATATAGACCCTGAAATATATTCAGGTATTGGATGTTATATACCGGATACTAGATATTCAAGATGGAATGCTTATTTTAAGAATTTGCAATGGTACTCCGCTGCCGGATGGAATGAAACAGGTTGGTAA